Proteins found in one Pseudomonas mosselii genomic segment:
- a CDS encoding IS3 family transposase (programmed frameshift): MPYYSPERRAALLKMLLPPLNLSMAEVSRREGVSEMSLSNWRKQLSSEGNAVSENKPLTENWSAETKFAVVLEAAGLSEIDLGEYCRRKGLYPEQITAWRQAFITGQKSTKAQQKEDREQSRKDKKRIQELERELRRKDKALAETAALLVLRKKPQRLLGDERQRGQLTSLPERQLIVAWLGSAVAAGARKIRACQEIGLSLRTLQRWTETEVIQADARTIVTRPTPRNALSEVERQTIVTLCNSPEYAHLPPSQIVPRLADQGRYVASEATFYRVLRAAGQQQHRGRSQRPRRHAAPTTHAAKAPNQVWSWDITYLPSPIRGKYYYLYLIEDIYSRKAVGWEVYDAESGEKAAALLQRSVIGEQCLHEPLVLHSDNGAPMKSVTLLSKMYDLGITPSRGRPRVSNDNPYSESLFRTLKYCPQWPLDGFASLDAARAWVRNFMRWYNNEHRHSRIRFVTPAERHRGLDHQVLARRHELYERAKENKPERWSGRTRNWEPIGTVLLNPDREQQNEKMAA, encoded by the exons GTGCCGTACTATTCACCTGAACGCAGAGCCGCATTACTTAAAATGCTGCTTCCCCCGCTGAACCTGTCGATGGCCGAGGTTTCCCGGCGCGAAGGGGTCAGCGAAATGTCTTTGTCCAACTGGCGCAAGCAGCTCAGTTCTGAAGGAAATGCAGTGTCCGAAAACAAGCCGTTGACCGAGAACTGGTCAGCCGAAACCAAGTTTGCTGTCGTGCTTGAAGCCGCCGGTTTGTCCGAGATCGACCTCGGCGAGTATTGCCGCCGCAAAGGTCTTTACCCCGAACAAATCACGGCTTGGCGACAAGCTTTTATCACCGGCCAGAAATCGACAAAGGCTCAGCAAAAAGAAGATCGCGAGCAATCTCGCAAGGACAAGAAACGCATCCAGGAACTTGAGCGCGAACTGCGCCGCAAAGACAAGGCGCTCGCTGAAACAGCCGCGTTGTTGGTGCTGCGAAAAAAGC CTCAACGACTACTGGGGGACGAACGACAACGAGGACAACTAACATCTTTGCCAGAGCGCCAGTTAATCGTTGCCTGGCTGGGTAGCGCGGTGGCGGCAGGAGCCAGAAAAATCAGGGCGTGCCAGGAAATCGGTCTATCGCTGCGGACTTTGCAACGTTGGACTGAAACAGAGGTTATCCAGGCCGATGCCCGAACGATTGTCACACGGCCAACACCGCGAAATGCACTGAGCGAAGTCGAGCGTCAGACCATTGTGACGCTGTGTAACAGCCCGGAGTACGCCCACTTGCCGCCGAGCCAGATCGTGCCGCGGCTGGCCGATCAAGGGCGTTATGTGGCGTCGGAGGCGACGTTTTATCGCGTTCTACGTGCGGCAGGCCAACAACAACATCGAGGCCGCAGCCAGCGGCCCAGAAGGCACGCAGCACCGACAACGCATGCGGCCAAAGCGCCCAATCAGGTGTGGTCGTGGGACATCACGTATCTGCCCTCGCCGATACGCGGAAAGTATTACTACCTCTATCTGATCGAGGATATTTACAGCCGCAAGGCCGTGGGCTGGGAGGTCTACGACGCGGAAAGCGGTGAAAAAGCCGCCGCGCTGCTGCAACGCAGCGTGATCGGTGAGCAGTGTTTACACGAACCGCTGGTGCTGCACTCGGACAACGGAGCGCCGATGAAATCGGTGACGCTGCTGAGCAAGATGTACGACCTGGGCATCACGCCTTCGCGGGGCCGACCGCGTGTGAGCAACGACAATCCCTACTCGGAGTCGCTGTTTAGAACGCTGAAATACTGCCCGCAATGGCCGCTGGATGGTTTTGCCAGTCTGGATGCTGCTCGGGCTTGGGTGAGGAATTTTATGCGGTGGTACAACAACGAGCACCGACATAGCCGCATCCGGTTCGTCACACCGGCTGAGCGGCATCGAGGGCTGGACCATCAGGTCTTGGCCCGGCGACATGAGTTGTACGAACGAGCCAAGGAAAACAAACCGGAGCGGTGGTCAGGCCGGACGCGTAACTGGGAACCGATCGGCACCGTGTTGTTGAACCCGGATCGAGAGCAACAGAACGAGAAAATGGCGGCATAG
- a CDS encoding cytochrome c-type biogenesis protein has protein sequence MRRWLAAAVLGLSLVGVAKAAIDTYQFRDDAERERYQQLTKELRCPKCQNQDIADSNAPIAADLRREIFRMLGEGKDNQQIVDFMVDRYGDFVRYKPALSGRTWLLWFGPGILLVGGFVVLALIVRRRRGQAVAGNTELSADERERLAKLLDKERTHD, from the coding sequence ATGAGGCGCTGGCTGGCGGCCGCCGTGCTCGGCCTGAGCCTGGTCGGGGTGGCCAAGGCGGCCATCGACACCTACCAGTTCCGCGATGACGCCGAGCGCGAGCGCTATCAGCAACTGACCAAGGAACTGCGCTGCCCCAAGTGCCAGAACCAGGACATCGCCGACTCCAACGCGCCCATCGCCGCCGACCTGCGCCGCGAGATCTTCCGCATGCTGGGCGAGGGTAAGGACAACCAGCAGATCGTCGATTTCATGGTCGATCGCTATGGCGACTTCGTGCGTTACAAGCCGGCGCTCAGCGGGCGCACCTGGCTGCTCTGGTTCGGCCCGGGGATCCTCCTGGTTGGAGGCTTCGTGGTGTTGGCGCTGATCGTGCGCCGTCGCCGTGGCCAGGCCGTGGCCGGCAACACCGAACTGTCCGCCGACGAACGCGAGCGTCTGGCCAAACTGCTGGATAAAGAACGTACCCATGACTGA
- a CDS encoding amino acid aminotransferase: MSLFSAVELAPRDPILGLNEAFNADPRTDKVNLGVGVYCNEEGRIPLLRAVIEAETARAAQHASRGYLPIDGIAQYDQAVQKLIFGAESPLLAAGRVVTVQAVGGTGALKIGADFLKRLQPGAVVAISDPSWENHRALFESAGFPVQTYRYYDAASHDVNRAGMLEDLNKLPAGSVIVLHACCHNPTGVDLSLDDWKNVLEVVKAKGHIPFLDMAYQGFGAGIDEDAFAVRLFAESGLEFFVSSSFSKSFSLYGERVGALSIVTASKDESTRVLSQVKRVIRTTYSNPPTHGASIVAAVLNSPELRQMWETELAEMRERIHGMRKQMVELLAEYGAKRDFSFVGRQCGMFSYSGLTVEQVARLKNEFGIYALDTGRIAVAALNQSNIHVVTKAIVEVL, from the coding sequence ATGAGCCTGTTTTCCGCTGTCGAGCTGGCACCCCGCGACCCTATCCTGGGCCTCAACGAAGCATTCAACGCCGACCCACGCACCGACAAGGTGAACCTGGGCGTGGGCGTCTACTGCAATGAGGAAGGCCGCATCCCGCTGCTGCGCGCGGTGATCGAGGCCGAGACCGCCCGTGCCGCCCAGCACGCCTCCCGCGGCTACCTGCCGATCGACGGCATCGCCCAGTACGACCAGGCCGTGCAGAAGCTGATCTTCGGCGCCGAGTCGCCGCTGCTGGCCGCCGGCCGCGTGGTCACCGTGCAGGCCGTGGGCGGCACCGGCGCGCTGAAGATCGGCGCCGACTTCCTCAAGCGTCTGCAGCCGGGCGCCGTGGTGGCCATCAGCGATCCGAGCTGGGAAAACCACCGTGCCCTGTTCGAGAGCGCCGGCTTCCCGGTACAGACCTACCGTTACTACGATGCCGCCAGCCACGACGTCAACCGCGCCGGCATGCTCGAGGACCTGAACAAACTGCCAGCCGGCTCGGTCATCGTCCTGCACGCCTGCTGCCACAATCCAACCGGTGTCGACCTGTCGCTGGACGACTGGAAGAATGTCCTGGAAGTGGTCAAGGCCAAGGGCCACATCCCGTTCCTGGACATGGCCTACCAGGGCTTCGGTGCCGGCATCGACGAAGACGCCTTCGCCGTGCGCCTGTTCGCCGAATCGGGCCTGGAGTTCTTCGTATCCAGCTCGTTCTCCAAGTCGTTCTCGCTGTATGGCGAGCGCGTCGGCGCGCTGTCGATCGTCACCGCCTCGAAAGACGAAAGCACCCGCGTGCTGTCGCAGGTCAAGCGCGTGATCCGCACCACCTACTCCAACCCGCCGACCCACGGCGCCAGCATCGTCGCCGCCGTGCTCAACAGCCCCGAGCTGCGCCAGATGTGGGAAACCGAGCTGGCCGAGATGCGCGAGCGCATCCACGGCATGCGCAAGCAGATGGTCGAGCTGCTGGCCGAATACGGCGCCAAGCGCGACTTCAGCTTTGTCGGTCGCCAGTGCGGCATGTTCTCCTACTCGGGCCTGACCGTGGAGCAAGTGGCGCGCCTGAAGAACGAGTTCGGCATCTACGCCCTGGACACCGGCCGCATCGCGGTCGCCGCCCTGAACCAGAGCAACATTCACGTGGTCACCAAGGCCATCGTCGAAGTGCTGTAA
- a CDS encoding cupin domain-containing protein gives MRFIHLAVVLLTSSLLALLSPAWAHGEKPDQVRILQEQLPTNAPGKRAVMLMVSYGPGQASPAHQHPGAVMAYVLEGAVTSKLNDEPEKTYQAGEFWYEAPGTVHSVSRNASKRAPAKLLVWSLVEEGKPVTEPLPKP, from the coding sequence ATGCGATTCATCCATCTAGCCGTTGTGCTGTTGACGTCAAGCCTGCTCGCACTACTGTCACCTGCCTGGGCCCACGGCGAGAAACCCGATCAGGTCAGGATTCTGCAGGAGCAGCTCCCGACCAATGCCCCAGGCAAGAGAGCTGTAATGCTCATGGTCAGCTATGGCCCCGGCCAGGCGTCGCCCGCCCACCAGCATCCGGGAGCGGTCATGGCCTATGTATTGGAAGGAGCGGTGACCTCCAAACTCAACGACGAGCCGGAGAAAACCTACCAGGCCGGCGAGTTCTGGTACGAGGCGCCGGGCACCGTGCACAGCGTGTCGCGCAATGCCAGCAAGCGCGCGCCGGCCAAGCTGCTGGTCTGGAGCCTGGTGGAGGAGGGCAAGCCGGTGACCGAGCCCTTGCCCAAGCCCTGA
- a CDS encoding DsbE family thiol:disulfide interchange protein — MKRWIMVVPLAVFLLVAVFLYKGLFLKPDELPSAMIGKPFPAFSLASVQGDRSLTQDDLIGRPALVNVWGTWCPSCKVEHPYLNQLAEQGVVIHGVNYKDDNVAALKWLAEFHNPYQLNIADQQGSLGLDLGVYGAPETFLIDAKGIIRYKHVGVVDATVWREQLAPLYQGLVDEARP, encoded by the coding sequence ATGAAGCGTTGGATCATGGTGGTGCCGCTGGCGGTGTTCCTGCTGGTGGCGGTCTTTCTCTACAAGGGGTTGTTCCTCAAGCCCGACGAACTGCCTTCGGCTATGATCGGCAAGCCGTTCCCGGCGTTCTCGCTGGCGAGCGTGCAGGGCGATCGTAGCCTCACCCAAGACGACCTGATCGGTCGCCCGGCGTTGGTCAACGTGTGGGGTACCTGGTGCCCGTCGTGCAAGGTCGAGCACCCGTACCTGAACCAGTTGGCCGAGCAGGGCGTGGTAATCCACGGCGTCAACTACAAGGACGACAACGTCGCCGCGCTGAAATGGCTGGCTGAGTTCCACAACCCGTACCAGCTGAACATCGCCGACCAGCAAGGCTCGCTGGGCCTGGACCTGGGCGTGTACGGCGCGCCGGAAACCTTCCTGATCGACGCCAAGGGCATCATCCGCTACAAGCACGTGGGCGTGGTCGATGCCACGGTGTGGCGCGAGCAGCTGGCGCCGCTGTACCAGGGGCTGGTCGATGAGGCCCGGCCATGA
- a CDS encoding 2-hydroxyacid dehydrogenase, with the protein MSKTVLVLVETVDDYLPLLERAGYRLIRAPSPQMRTDAIARHAGEIDAVLTRGPLGLTADEIATLTQLQIICVIGAGYEQVDLEAAAARGITVTNGAGANAGPVADHAMALLLALLRDIPRADASTRRGEWNRVISPSVSGKRLGIIGLGAVGQAIARRASQGFDMHVSYHSRTPRRGQPYTWYDSPLHLAEAVDILVVATPGGSSTRHLVDGSVLEALGAEGYLVNIARASVVDTTALVTALERGVIAGAALDVFDDEPAVPDALKALGNTVLTPHVAGQSPEAARDTVALVLRNLQAFFAGEPVLTPVRG; encoded by the coding sequence ATGAGCAAGACAGTCCTGGTGCTGGTGGAAACCGTCGATGACTACCTGCCGCTTTTGGAACGGGCCGGCTACCGCCTGATCCGCGCACCCTCGCCGCAAATGCGCACCGACGCCATCGCCCGCCATGCCGGCGAGATTGATGCCGTGCTCACGCGTGGCCCGCTGGGCCTCACGGCTGACGAAATTGCCACGCTGACCCAACTTCAAATCATCTGTGTGATCGGTGCCGGCTATGAGCAGGTCGATCTCGAGGCCGCTGCGGCCCGCGGCATAACCGTCACCAATGGTGCGGGCGCCAACGCCGGGCCCGTCGCCGACCACGCCATGGCGCTGCTGCTGGCGCTGTTGCGCGATATTCCCCGTGCCGATGCCAGTACCCGCCGTGGCGAATGGAACCGGGTGATCAGCCCCTCGGTCAGCGGCAAGCGGCTGGGCATCATCGGCCTGGGCGCGGTCGGCCAAGCCATCGCCCGCCGTGCGAGCCAGGGCTTTGACATGCACGTCAGCTACCATAGCCGCACGCCTCGTCGGGGCCAGCCCTACACCTGGTACGACAGCCCGTTGCACCTGGCCGAAGCCGTGGACATCCTGGTGGTCGCGACGCCGGGTGGCAGTAGCACCCGGCATCTGGTCGATGGCTCGGTACTGGAGGCCTTGGGCGCCGAGGGGTACCTGGTCAACATTGCCCGGGCCAGCGTGGTGGATACCACGGCGTTGGTCACTGCGCTGGAGCGGGGCGTGATCGCGGGGGCCGCGCTGGATGTGTTCGATGACGAGCCTGCGGTGCCCGATGCGCTCAAGGCGCTGGGCAACACGGTGCTGACCCCGCATGTGGCGGGGCAGTCGCCGGAAGCGGCGCGCGATACCGTGGCCCTGGTACTGCGTAACCTGCAGGCATTCTTTGCCGGCGAGCCGGTGTTGACGCCGGTTCGCGGTTGA
- a CDS encoding heme lyase CcmF/NrfE family subunit, giving the protein MIPELGQLAMILAICFAAVQATVPLLGAWRGDSLWMGLARPAAWGQFAFLAFAFACLTHAFMTDNFSVAYVASNSNSALPWYYKFSAVWGAHEGSLLLWALILGGWTFAVSIFSRQLPQVMLARVLAVMGMISVGFLSFLIITSNPFSRLLPQVPGDGRDLNPLLQDFGLIVHPPMLYMGYVGFSVAFAFAIAALLGGRLDAAWARWSRPWTIVAWAFLGVGITLGSWWAYYELGWGGWWFWDPVENASFMPWLVGTALIHSLAVTEKRGVFKSWTVLLAIAAFSLSLLGTFLVRSGVLTSVHAFAADPSRGVFILIFLLFVVGGSLTLFALRAPVVKSQVGFALWSRETLLLANNLVLVVAASMILLGTLYPLVLDALTGAKLSVGPPYFDALFLPLMALLMVVLGVGVVVRWKDTPGKWLAGMLTPVLVGSAILAPVAGLIVDDFDWPALSVFALAAWVVLSGVRDILDKTRHKGLAKGLAGLSRSYWGMHLAHLGLVVCALGVVLSSNNSAERDLRMAPGETVELGGYLFLFEGAKHFEGPNFISDKGTVRVSRDGREVSVLHPEKRLYTVQQSMMTEAGIDAGFTRDLYVALGEPLENGAWAVRVHIKPYVRWIWLGGLLTGLGGLLAALDRRYRVKVKTRVREALGVSGATA; this is encoded by the coding sequence GTGATCCCCGAACTCGGCCAGCTGGCGATGATCCTGGCGATCTGCTTTGCCGCCGTGCAGGCCACTGTGCCGCTGCTCGGCGCCTGGCGCGGCGACAGCCTGTGGATGGGCCTGGCGCGGCCGGCGGCCTGGGGGCAGTTCGCCTTCCTGGCGTTTGCCTTCGCCTGCCTCACCCACGCCTTCATGACCGACAACTTCTCGGTCGCCTACGTCGCCAGCAACTCCAACAGCGCCTTGCCCTGGTACTACAAGTTCAGCGCCGTGTGGGGCGCCCATGAAGGCTCGCTGCTGCTGTGGGCACTGATCCTTGGCGGCTGGACCTTCGCCGTGTCGATCTTCTCGCGCCAGTTGCCGCAGGTGATGCTGGCGCGGGTGCTGGCGGTGATGGGCATGATCAGCGTGGGTTTCCTGAGCTTCCTGATCATCACCTCCAACCCGTTCTCGCGCCTGCTGCCGCAGGTGCCGGGCGACGGCCGCGACCTGAACCCGCTGTTGCAGGACTTCGGCCTGATTGTCCACCCGCCGATGCTGTACATGGGCTATGTGGGCTTCTCGGTGGCCTTCGCCTTCGCCATCGCCGCTTTGTTGGGCGGTCGTCTCGATGCCGCCTGGGCGCGCTGGTCGCGGCCCTGGACCATCGTCGCCTGGGCCTTCCTCGGCGTGGGCATCACCCTCGGCTCGTGGTGGGCCTACTACGAGCTGGGCTGGGGGGGCTGGTGGTTCTGGGATCCGGTCGAGAACGCCTCGTTCATGCCTTGGCTGGTGGGCACGGCGCTGATCCACTCGTTGGCGGTCACCGAAAAACGCGGGGTGTTCAAGAGCTGGACCGTGTTGCTGGCCATTGCCGCATTCTCCCTGAGCCTGCTGGGGACCTTCCTGGTGCGTTCCGGCGTGCTGACATCGGTGCATGCGTTCGCCGCCGACCCGTCCCGTGGCGTCTTCATCCTGATCTTCCTGCTGTTCGTGGTTGGTGGCTCGTTGACCCTGTTCGCCCTGCGCGCGCCGGTGGTCAAGAGCCAGGTGGGCTTTGCCCTGTGGTCCCGTGAAACCTTGCTGCTGGCCAACAACCTGGTGCTGGTGGTGGCAGCCTCGATGATCCTGCTGGGCACCCTGTACCCGCTGGTGCTCGACGCCCTGACCGGGGCCAAGCTGTCGGTCGGCCCGCCTTACTTCGACGCCCTGTTCCTGCCGCTGATGGCGCTGCTGATGGTGGTGCTCGGCGTGGGCGTGGTGGTGCGCTGGAAGGACACCCCGGGCAAATGGCTGGCCGGCATGCTGACCCCGGTGCTGGTCGGTAGCGCGATCCTGGCGCCGGTCGCCGGGCTGATCGTCGATGATTTCGACTGGCCGGCCCTGAGCGTGTTCGCCCTGGCCGCCTGGGTGGTCCTGAGCGGCGTGCGCGACATCCTCGACAAGACCCGTCACAAGGGTTTGGCCAAGGGGTTGGCGGGCCTGAGTCGCAGCTACTGGGGCATGCACCTGGCGCATCTGGGCCTGGTGGTGTGCGCGCTAGGCGTGGTGCTGTCGAGCAACAACAGCGCAGAACGCGACCTGCGCATGGCGCCGGGCGAGACCGTCGAGCTGGGTGGCTATCTCTTCCTGTTCGAGGGCGCCAAGCACTTCGAAGGCCCGAACTTCATTTCCGACAAGGGCACCGTGCGCGTCTCGCGCGATGGCCGCGAAGTGTCCGTGCTGCACCCTGAAAAACGCCTGTACACCGTGCAGCAGTCGATGATGACCGAGGCTGGCATCGACGCCGGCTTCACTCGCGATCTGTATGTCGCCCTGGGCGAGCCGCTGGAAAACGGCGCGTGGGCGGTGCGGGTGCATATCAAACCCTATGTCCGCTGGATCTGGCTGGGCGGTCTGCTGACCGGCCTGGGCGGCTTGCTGGCGGCCCTCGACCGACGCTACCGCGTCAAGGTCAAGACCCGGGTGCGTGAGGCCCTGGGCGTGTCTGGAGCGACTGCATGA
- a CDS encoding PhzF family phenazine biosynthesis protein: protein MQLEIFQVDAFSSEPFGGNPAAVIPLQQWLPDEVLQRIAEENNLSETAFFVRNGETFDLRWFTPAVEVDLCGHATLAAAWVLFEQLGEQAEVLRFNTRSGELRVRRDADGLLAMDFPAKQPEAVEIPAGLLEALGLSEARALYRTDDYVLVIDDVSLIEGLKPDFVALSAFDVRGIAVTAAGRGFDFVTRWFGPRVGVNEDPVTGSAHTSLAPYWAQRLGKSSLRCEQGGGRKGQLQCDLPGNGRVIISGRGALYLRGVVFV, encoded by the coding sequence ATGCAACTTGAGATTTTCCAGGTCGACGCGTTTTCATCCGAGCCGTTCGGCGGCAATCCCGCAGCGGTGATTCCATTGCAGCAGTGGCTGCCCGACGAGGTGCTGCAACGCATTGCTGAAGAGAACAATCTGTCCGAGACGGCGTTCTTCGTGCGTAACGGTGAAACGTTCGACCTGCGCTGGTTCACGCCGGCGGTGGAGGTTGACCTGTGTGGGCATGCGACGTTGGCGGCGGCATGGGTGTTGTTCGAGCAGTTGGGCGAGCAGGCCGAGGTGTTGCGGTTCAATACCCGTAGCGGGGAGTTGCGGGTTCGGCGTGATGCCGATGGCCTGCTGGCGATGGATTTCCCGGCCAAGCAGCCGGAGGCCGTGGAAATTCCGGCGGGGTTGTTGGAGGCGCTTGGGTTAAGTGAGGCTCGGGCGTTGTACCGGACCGACGATTATGTACTGGTGATTGACGATGTCTCGCTGATCGAGGGGCTCAAGCCGGATTTCGTGGCGTTGTCGGCGTTTGATGTACGGGGGATTGCGGTGACGGCGGCGGGGCGGGGGTTTGATTTCGTCACGCGGTGGTTTGGGCCTCGGGTGGGGGTCAATGAAGATCCGGTGACCGGGTCGGCGCATACGTCCTTGGCGCCCTACTGGGCGCAGCGGTTGGGCAAGAGCAGCTTGCGCTGTGAGCAGGGTGGGGGGCGCAAGGGGCAGTTGCAGTGTGATTTGCCGGGGAATGGGCGGGTGATTATCAGTGGGCGGGGGGCGCTTTATTTGCGGGGTGTGGTTTTTGTTTGA
- the ccmE gene encoding cytochrome c maturation protein CcmE, protein MNPQRKKRLFIILGLLAGVGVAVGFALSALQQNINLFYTPTQIANGEAPLDTRIRAGGMVEKGSVQRSADSLDVRFVVTDYTKSVPITYRGILPDLFREGQGIVALGKLNADGVVVADEVLAKHDEKYMPPEVTKALKESGQAASDAGAKP, encoded by the coding sequence GTGAATCCGCAGCGCAAGAAACGCCTGTTCATCATCCTCGGCCTGCTGGCCGGTGTCGGCGTCGCCGTGGGCTTCGCCCTGAGCGCGCTGCAGCAGAACATCAACCTGTTCTACACCCCGACGCAGATCGCCAACGGCGAGGCGCCGCTGGACACTCGCATCCGCGCCGGCGGCATGGTCGAGAAAGGCTCGGTGCAGCGCTCGGCCGATTCGCTCGATGTGCGCTTCGTGGTCACCGACTACACCAAGTCGGTGCCGATCACCTACCGCGGCATCCTCCCTGACCTGTTCCGCGAAGGGCAGGGCATCGTCGCCCTTGGCAAGCTCAACGCCGATGGCGTGGTGGTGGCCGACGAGGTGCTGGCCAAGCACGATGAGAAGTACATGCCGCCGGAGGTCACCAAGGCCCTGAAGGAAAGCGGCCAGGCCGCCAGCGACGCGGGGGCCAAGCCATGA
- the ccmI gene encoding c-type cytochrome biogenesis protein CcmI, whose amino-acid sequence MTEFWLSAGLLLLAALAFLLLPILRGRRRLQAEQDRTALNVALYEERVAELAAQQAAGVLDEQQLANGRDEAARELLADTERGDVIRQGHLGKAVPLLAAVLVPAMALGLYLHFGAADKVALTQEFARAPQSMAEMTSRLERAVQAQPDSAEGLYFLGRAYMAEQRPSDAAKAFERAVALAGRQPELLGQWAQSLYFAADKQWSAQLQALTDEALKADPQEVTSLGLRGIAAFEGERYQEAIDFWQRLLAQLPQGDASRDALQGGIDRAADKLKAGGGKVAETARLKVRVELAAALKDKVRPDDTVFIFARASNGPPMPLAAKRVTVAQLPIEVELSDADAMMPQMKLSDFAEVQLVARVSRAGQPTHGEWKGQSAPLATGTQGTQHVTIDSPDS is encoded by the coding sequence ATGACTGAATTCTGGCTTAGCGCGGGCCTGCTGCTGCTCGCCGCCCTGGCTTTCCTGCTGCTGCCGATCCTGCGCGGTCGCCGCCGTCTGCAGGCCGAGCAGGACCGTACCGCCCTCAACGTGGCGCTCTATGAGGAGCGCGTCGCCGAACTGGCTGCCCAACAGGCGGCCGGCGTTCTTGACGAACAACAACTGGCCAATGGCCGTGACGAGGCAGCCCGTGAGCTGCTGGCCGATACCGAGCGTGGCGACGTGATCCGCCAGGGCCACCTGGGCAAGGCCGTGCCGTTGCTGGCGGCGGTGCTGGTGCCGGCCATGGCCCTGGGGCTGTACCTGCACTTCGGCGCCGCGGACAAGGTCGCACTGACCCAGGAGTTCGCCCGCGCGCCGCAGTCGATGGCGGAAATGACCTCGCGCCTGGAGCGTGCGGTACAGGCCCAGCCCGACTCGGCCGAAGGTCTGTACTTCCTTGGTCGTGCCTATATGGCCGAGCAGCGGCCATCCGACGCGGCCAAGGCCTTCGAGCGCGCCGTGGCCCTGGCCGGGCGTCAGCCCGAGTTGCTCGGACAATGGGCGCAGTCGCTGTACTTCGCCGCCGATAAACAGTGGTCGGCGCAACTGCAGGCGCTCACCGATGAAGCGCTGAAGGCTGATCCGCAGGAGGTCACCAGCCTAGGCCTGCGTGGTATCGCCGCCTTCGAGGGCGAGCGCTACCAGGAGGCCATCGACTTCTGGCAACGCCTACTGGCGCAGTTGCCGCAGGGCGACGCGTCCCGTGACGCGCTGCAGGGCGGCATTGACCGCGCCGCCGACAAGCTCAAGGCCGGGGGCGGCAAGGTGGCCGAGACGGCGCGCCTGAAGGTACGGGTGGAGCTGGCAGCGGCGCTCAAGGACAAGGTGCGCCCCGACGACACCGTGTTCATCTTCGCCCGCGCCAGCAATGGCCCACCCATGCCGCTGGCGGCCAAGCGGGTGACCGTGGCGCAGCTGCCGATCGAGGTGGAACTGTCCGATGCCGACGCGATGATGCCGCAGATGAAACTGTCGGACTTCGCCGAAGTCCAACTGGTTGCCCGCGTCTCGCGCGCCGGGCAGCCCACCCACGGTGAATGGAAGGGCCAGAGCGCCCCGCTGGCCACCGGCACCCAGGGCACCCAGCATGTGACCATCGACAGTCCCGACTCATAA